A single genomic interval of Balnearium lithotrophicum harbors:
- a CDS encoding YtxH domain-containing protein, whose amino-acid sequence MRKSSLMFLLGSLIGAGAAYVATTRKEEILKKIEELQEQIKESDLPERARALVEDISRSIKELLTSGEEEMSEEEKRTILEEVEQKIQKLEETIQKEGE is encoded by the coding sequence ATGAGAAAGAGTTCACTGATGTTTTTATTAGGTAGTTTAATAGGTGCAGGAGCAGCTTACGTTGCAACTACGAGGAAGGAGGAAATCCTCAAGAAAATAGAGGAGCTCCAGGAGCAGATTAAGGAGAGCGACCTTCCTGAAAGGGCAAGGGCTCTGGTAGAGGATATTTCAAGGTCTATCAAGGAGCTCTTAACGAGTGGCGAAGAGGAGATGTCTGAGGAGGAGAAGAGGACAATCTTAGAGGAAGTTGAGCAGAAGATTCAAAAACTTGAAGAGACAATTCAGAAGGAGGGAGAGTAA